Proteins encoded within one genomic window of Mesorhizobium sp. AR10:
- a CDS encoding type II toxin-antitoxin system VapC family toxin, which produces MIAVDTSALIAIILDEPQAGACIAALETENDLLISSGTVAEALIVAARREIAAELSSLIDGLGFEVVAVTPASARRIAEAYAQWGKGIHPAALNFGDCFAYEVAKAHACRLLYVGDDFSKTDIESVL; this is translated from the coding sequence ATGATCGCGGTCGATACCTCAGCGCTGATAGCGATCATACTTGACGAACCCCAGGCCGGCGCTTGCATCGCCGCGCTCGAAACCGAGAACGACCTCCTGATTTCCTCCGGCACCGTCGCCGAGGCGCTGATCGTTGCGGCGCGGCGCGAGATTGCCGCCGAGCTGTCGAGCCTGATCGACGGGCTCGGTTTCGAGGTGGTGGCTGTGACGCCGGCCTCGGCCCGGCGCATTGCCGAGGCGTATGCGCAATGGGGCAAGGGCATCCACCCGGCCGCGCTCAATTTCGGCGACTGTTTTGCCTATGAGGTGGCGAAGGCACATGCCTGCCGCCTGCTCTATGTCGGCGACGATTTTTCGAAGACCGACATAGAAAGCGTGCTGTGA
- a CDS encoding type II toxin-antitoxin system Phd/YefM family antitoxin yields MQVSVTDAKGQLTELVRRAEAGDEVILTRHGHAAVRLVPVKAMPDRKGRRALLEAARAAGAAKAKAGPSAARSQDFLYGDDGLPG; encoded by the coding sequence ATGCAGGTATCCGTCACCGATGCCAAAGGCCAACTGACCGAACTGGTGCGTCGTGCCGAGGCCGGCGACGAAGTGATCCTGACCCGCCACGGCCATGCCGCCGTGCGGCTGGTTCCGGTCAAGGCGATGCCGGACAGAAAAGGCCGCCGTGCGCTGCTGGAGGCGGCGCGGGCAGCGGGTGCTGCCAAGGCGAAGGCTGGACCATCCGCAGCGCGCAGCCAGGATTTCCTCTATGGCGACGATGGTTTGCCCGGATGA
- the hdaA gene encoding DnaA regulatory inactivator HdaA — MADQPDPPRQLPLDLGHGTGYSRDDLVVSGTNAQAVALVDRWPDWPSPVVVLAGPAGSGKTHLASIWRTRADAVRVDARRIGDCMANLGAHPALIDDVDAAPVDEAGLFHLINAVLGAGSTLLLTARRFPAAWGVGLPDLASRLKAAATVEIHEPDDLLLAGVITKLFADRQVEVEPHVVQYLVRRIERSLATAMRVVERLDRTALERKTPITRALAAETVSAMDEGQGEFEI, encoded by the coding sequence ATGGCAGACCAGCCCGATCCGCCACGTCAGCTGCCGCTCGATCTCGGCCACGGCACCGGCTATTCGCGCGACGATCTCGTCGTCTCCGGCACCAATGCCCAAGCGGTGGCGCTGGTCGACCGCTGGCCGGACTGGCCCTCGCCGGTGGTCGTGCTGGCCGGCCCGGCCGGCTCGGGCAAAACCCATCTCGCCTCGATCTGGCGCACCCGCGCCGATGCCGTGAGGGTCGACGCCAGGCGCATCGGCGATTGCATGGCAAATCTCGGTGCACACCCGGCCCTGATCGACGATGTCGATGCCGCCCCGGTCGACGAAGCGGGATTGTTCCACCTGATCAATGCGGTGCTCGGGGCTGGCTCGACATTGCTGTTGACGGCGCGGCGCTTTCCCGCCGCCTGGGGCGTCGGCCTGCCCGACCTGGCGTCGCGGCTGAAGGCGGCGGCGACGGTCGAGATCCACGAGCCCGACGACCTGCTGCTGGCCGGCGTCATCACCAAACTGTTCGCCGACCGTCAGGTCGAGGTCGAGCCGCATGTCGTGCAGTATCTGGTGCGCCGCATCGAGCGCTCGCTGGCGACCGCCATGCGGGTTGTCGAACGGCTCGACCGCACCGCGCTGGAACGCAAGACGCCGATCACAAGGGCGCTCGCCGCCGAGACCGTCAGCGCCATGGACGAGGGGCAGGGCGAATTCGAGATTTAG
- a CDS encoding AI-2E family transporter, whose protein sequence is MAKAPLRAPDDEAAAAAEAAASGVFRRQIRFWLITTVLLALFLYVFSSILLPFVAGMVLAYFLDPVADRLERLGLSRLMATVVILIAFIVVLVLAFVILIPVLATQMADFAGKLPEYLTRLQSLITSYDPKWLEQKFGVDANGLRDGLNSLLTSGFGLLTTVFTSIWSSGVALVSVVSLFVVTPVVAFYMLLDWDRMVAIVDSWVPRDYVHTVRGIAKDINTATAGFVRGQGTLCLVLGAMYATGLTLTGLNFAILIGLFAGLISFIPYVGSLTGLVLAVGVAFVQFWPDWTMVAAVAGVFFVGQFIEGNILQPRLVGKSVGLHPVWLMFALFAFGVLFGFVGLLIAVPASAAVAVLVRFAIARYLESPLYKGHSEEPVPPLPARRRRGPQA, encoded by the coding sequence ATGGCGAAGGCTCCACTCCGGGCACCTGACGATGAAGCGGCAGCGGCAGCTGAGGCCGCCGCGTCCGGCGTGTTTCGCCGCCAGATCCGCTTCTGGCTGATCACCACCGTCCTGCTGGCGCTATTCCTCTATGTCTTCTCCAGCATCCTGTTGCCTTTCGTCGCCGGCATGGTGCTGGCCTATTTCCTCGATCCGGTCGCCGACCGGCTGGAGCGGCTCGGCCTGTCGCGGCTGATGGCAACGGTGGTCATCTTGATTGCCTTCATCGTCGTCCTGGTGCTGGCCTTCGTCATCCTCATTCCGGTGCTGGCCACGCAGATGGCCGATTTCGCCGGCAAGCTGCCGGAATATCTGACCCGGCTGCAGAGCCTGATCACCAGCTACGATCCGAAATGGCTGGAACAGAAATTCGGCGTCGACGCCAATGGCCTGCGCGACGGGCTGAACTCGCTGCTGACCTCCGGCTTCGGCCTGTTGACCACGGTGTTCACCTCGATCTGGAGCTCCGGTGTGGCACTTGTGTCGGTGGTCAGCCTGTTCGTGGTCACGCCGGTCGTCGCTTTCTACATGCTGCTCGACTGGGACCGCATGGTGGCGATCGTCGATAGCTGGGTGCCGCGCGACTATGTCCATACCGTCAGGGGCATCGCCAAGGACATCAACACGGCAACCGCCGGCTTCGTGCGCGGCCAGGGCACGCTCTGCCTGGTGCTGGGCGCCATGTATGCCACCGGCCTGACGCTGACCGGCTTGAATTTCGCGATCCTCATCGGCCTCTTCGCCGGGCTGATCTCGTTCATCCCCTATGTCGGTTCGCTGACCGGGCTGGTGCTGGCCGTCGGCGTCGCCTTCGTCCAGTTCTGGCCCGACTGGACCATGGTGGCGGCGGTGGCCGGCGTGTTCTTCGTCGGCCAGTTCATCGAGGGCAACATTTTGCAGCCCAGGCTGGTGGGAAAGAGCGTCGGCCTGCATCCGGTGTGGCTGATGTTTGCGCTGTTTGCCTTCGGCGTGCTGTTCGGCTTCGTCGGCCTGTTGATCGCAGTGCCGGCCTCGGCCGCGGTTGCCGTGCTGGTGCGCTTTGCCATCGCGCGCTATCTCGAATCGCCACTCTACAAGGGCCACTCCGAGGAGCCGGTTCCGCCGCTGCCGGCGCGCCGCCGCCGGGGGCCGCAGGCCTGA
- a CDS encoding CDP-alcohol phosphatidyltransferase family protein, protein MTIPNMITIMRFVLMPAVVLAMLQARWDWAFAGFLVAGISDGVDGFIARHFNQHSQLGAYLDPMADKLLLVSVFVVMGFIGQLPLWLVVTMVSRDALIVCAVVLSTVMAHPVEMKPLFVSKANTAIQIVLAAVVLGELAFAIHLDPLRPALILLSGVLTVASAAAYLVAWLRHMSGYGEGSTPGT, encoded by the coding sequence TTGACCATCCCCAACATGATCACGATCATGCGTTTCGTGCTGATGCCGGCCGTGGTGCTGGCGATGCTGCAGGCGCGCTGGGACTGGGCTTTTGCCGGCTTCCTCGTTGCCGGCATTTCCGATGGCGTCGACGGCTTCATTGCCCGCCATTTCAACCAGCATTCTCAGCTCGGCGCCTATCTCGATCCGATGGCCGACAAATTGCTGCTGGTCTCGGTGTTCGTGGTCATGGGCTTTATCGGGCAATTGCCGCTGTGGCTGGTCGTCACCATGGTGTCGCGCGATGCGTTGATCGTCTGCGCCGTCGTTTTGTCCACTGTTATGGCCCATCCGGTCGAGATGAAGCCGCTGTTCGTGTCGAAGGCCAACACCGCCATCCAGATCGTGCTGGCGGCGGTGGTGCTGGGCGAACTCGCCTTTGCCATTCACCTCGATCCGCTGCGGCCGGCGCTCATATTGCTGTCCGGGGTCTTGACCGTGGCTTCGGCCGCAGCCTATCTCGTGGCTTGGCTGAGGCATATGAGCGGCTATGGCGAAGGCTCCACTCCGGGCACCTGA
- the purM gene encoding phosphoribosylformylglycinamidine cyclo-ligase: MSKAPDMSKRKNGLTYAEAGVDIDAGNLMVEKIKPLVRATRRPGADGEIGGFGGLFDLKAAGFTDPVLVAANDGVGTKLKIAIDAGKHDTIGIDLVAMCVNDIVVQGAEPLFFLDYFATGKLDPDQGASIVGGIAEGCRQAGCALIGGETAEMPGMYHGNDYDLAGFAVGAAERGQLLPTDDIVEGDVLLGLASSGLHSNGFSLVRRVVAVSGLAWSDPAPFNDEATLAEALLEPTRIYVKSILKAIRNTHGIKALAHITGGGFPENIPRVLPKDFSAELDLNAIDVPPVFSWLAKTGGVAPEEMMRTFNCGVGMILVVTSGQAAQVAAVLQEAGETVTPIGRIVPRRDAGVIYRGSIGL; this comes from the coding sequence ATGAGCAAAGCGCCAGACATGAGCAAGCGCAAGAATGGGCTCACTTATGCCGAAGCGGGCGTCGACATCGATGCCGGTAATCTCATGGTCGAGAAGATCAAGCCGCTGGTGCGCGCGACGCGCCGGCCGGGCGCCGATGGCGAGATCGGCGGTTTTGGCGGCCTGTTCGACCTCAAGGCCGCCGGCTTCACCGACCCGGTGCTGGTCGCCGCCAATGACGGCGTCGGCACCAAGCTGAAGATCGCCATCGATGCCGGCAAGCACGACACGATCGGCATCGACCTGGTCGCCATGTGCGTCAACGACATCGTCGTGCAAGGTGCCGAGCCGCTGTTCTTCCTCGATTATTTCGCCACCGGCAAGCTCGACCCCGACCAGGGGGCTTCGATCGTCGGCGGCATAGCCGAAGGCTGCCGGCAGGCCGGCTGCGCGCTGATCGGCGGCGAAACGGCGGAAATGCCCGGCATGTATCACGGCAACGACTACGACCTTGCCGGCTTTGCCGTCGGCGCGGCCGAACGCGGCCAGCTGTTACCAACCGACGACATCGTCGAGGGCGACGTGCTGCTTGGCCTCGCCTCCTCAGGCCTGCATTCGAACGGCTTTTCGCTGGTCCGCCGCGTCGTCGCCGTCAGCGGCCTCGCCTGGAGCGATCCGGCGCCTTTCAACGACGAGGCGACATTGGCCGAGGCGCTGCTCGAGCCGACGCGCATCTATGTCAAGTCGATCCTGAAGGCGATCCGCAACACGCACGGCATCAAGGCGCTGGCTCACATTACCGGCGGCGGCTTTCCCGAAAACATTCCGCGCGTGCTGCCCAAGGATTTTTCCGCCGAGCTCGACCTCAACGCCATCGATGTGCCACCTGTCTTTTCCTGGCTGGCGAAAACCGGCGGCGTGGCGCCAGAAGAGATGATGCGCACCTTCAACTGCGGCGTCGGAATGATCCTCGTCGTCACCTCCGGCCAGGCGGCGCAGGTCGCGGCCGTGCTGCAGGAGGCCGGCGAGACGGTGACGCCGATCGGCCGCATCGTGCCGCGCCGCGACGCCGGCGTCATCTATCGGGGCTCGATCGGCCTATGA
- the purN gene encoding phosphoribosylglycinamide formyltransferase, which produces MNKKRTVVLISGRGSNMTALIAAAGDPAYPSEIVGVISDRANAAGLGIAAARGIATKVIQRSDYASKEAHDGAIDAALVSFGAEIVALAGYMRILGARFVEKWLGRMVNIHPALLPAFKGLDTHARALRAGIRIHGCTVHFVTLDMDDGPIIAQAAVPVMVGDNEDTLAARVLKAEHRLYPLALGLVAEGKARMEGGRTVLAHFADDADNGTSVVMAPDPLREETDFEHLARITP; this is translated from the coding sequence ATGAACAAGAAACGCACCGTGGTGCTGATCTCGGGACGCGGCTCCAACATGACGGCGCTGATCGCCGCCGCCGGTGACCCGGCCTATCCCTCGGAGATCGTCGGCGTCATTTCCGACCGGGCCAACGCCGCCGGCCTCGGCATCGCGGCGGCGCGCGGCATCGCCACCAAGGTCATCCAGCGCTCCGACTATGCCAGCAAGGAAGCCCATGACGGGGCGATCGATGCGGCCCTGGTTTCGTTCGGCGCCGAGATTGTGGCGCTGGCCGGCTACATGCGCATCCTCGGCGCCCGCTTCGTCGAGAAATGGCTGGGCCGGATGGTCAACATCCACCCTGCCCTCTTACCGGCCTTCAAGGGCCTCGACACCCATGCCCGCGCCTTGCGTGCGGGCATCCGCATCCATGGCTGCACGGTGCATTTCGTCACGCTGGACATGGATGACGGCCCGATCATCGCCCAGGCGGCGGTGCCGGTGATGGTCGGCGACAATGAGGATACGCTGGCCGCGCGGGTGCTGAAGGCCGAGCACCGGCTCTATCCGCTGGCGCTGGGGCTGGTTGCCGAAGGCAAGGCGCGCATGGAAGGCGGGCGCACCGTGCTTGCCCACTTCGCCGACGATGCCGACAACGGCACCTCGGTGGTCATGGCGCCCGACCCGCTGCGCGAAGAGACCGACTTCGAACATCTGGCGCGCATCACGCCGTGA
- a CDS encoding type II toxin-antitoxin system ParD family antitoxin, whose amino-acid sequence MATVEKVSVALSPELLGMVKGAVASGQYGSASEVIREALREWRLRQPLREAEAERLRKAWTEGLESGPFAPFDIEDIKQKARSRFSDVAKKQRNG is encoded by the coding sequence ATGGCGACGGTCGAAAAAGTCAGCGTGGCGCTTTCCCCGGAACTTCTGGGCATGGTCAAGGGCGCCGTGGCCAGCGGGCAATACGGGTCGGCAAGCGAAGTGATCCGCGAAGCCTTGCGCGAATGGCGGCTGCGCCAGCCCTTGCGCGAGGCCGAAGCCGAGCGACTGCGGAAAGCGTGGACGGAAGGTCTGGAGAGCGGTCCGTTTGCGCCTTTCGACATCGAGGACATCAAGCAGAAAGCCCGCAGCCGGTTCAGCGACGTCGCCAAAAAACAGCGAAATGGCTGA
- a CDS encoding type II toxin-antitoxin system RelE/ParE family toxin — MADIRIVRSPAAENDLIDIWFGIAGDSPPAADRFLDAIAERILQLATFPESGPRRPDIGAEVRALTIGNYLVLYRLAEQRVEIVRVVHGARDVSALF; from the coding sequence ATGGCTGACATCCGCATCGTCCGCAGCCCAGCGGCCGAAAACGATCTGATCGACATCTGGTTTGGTATTGCCGGGGACAGTCCGCCTGCCGCGGACCGCTTTCTGGACGCGATTGCCGAGCGCATCCTGCAACTGGCGACCTTCCCCGAATCCGGCCCGCGAAGACCAGACATCGGCGCCGAAGTGCGGGCGTTGACGATCGGCAATTATCTCGTGCTCTATCGCCTGGCCGAGCAGCGCGTCGAGATCGTCCGCGTCGTACATGGCGCACGCGATGTCTCGGCGCTGTTTTGA
- a CDS encoding SixA phosphatase family protein — MKQLLLLRHAKSSWDDPDLGDFDRPLSGRGLKAAPLIGRELARRGWLPDLALVSPALRTRDTWRLVAAQWPASVPTEFAEALYQASAADILGQVQHAGASADTLLVLGHNPGLEAFAPRLAGDGSDTKALKRLGEKFPTGALARFVVDGEWANLGFGRARLTHCLRPKDLG, encoded by the coding sequence ATGAAACAGTTGCTGCTGCTGCGTCACGCCAAGTCGAGCTGGGACGATCCCGATCTCGGCGATTTCGACCGGCCGCTTTCGGGGCGCGGGTTGAAGGCAGCGCCTTTGATCGGACGCGAACTGGCCCGGCGCGGCTGGCTGCCCGATCTGGCGCTGGTGTCGCCGGCGCTGCGCACCCGCGACACATGGCGGCTGGTGGCGGCGCAATGGCCGGCGAGCGTGCCGACGGAGTTTGCCGAGGCACTCTACCAAGCCAGTGCGGCCGATATTCTCGGCCAGGTGCAGCATGCAGGCGCATCGGCCGACACCTTGCTCGTGCTCGGCCACAATCCCGGACTGGAAGCGTTCGCGCCCCGGCTTGCCGGCGACGGATCGGATACGAAAGCGCTGAAAAGGCTTGGAGAAAAATTCCCGACTGGCGCCCTTGCCCGCTTTGTTGTCGATGGCGAATGGGCAAACCTTGGCTTCGGCAGGGCTCGGCTGACGCATTGCCTCAGGCCGAAGGATCTGGGCTAG
- a CDS encoding DUF680 domain-containing protein: protein MKKIALTAAAILVATGTAFAAGSDHYGNNNANQPSAAVDTTMTASTKTSDASVQKPLIQGADRNLFGNH, encoded by the coding sequence ATGAAAAAGATCGCTCTTACCGCTGCCGCCATCCTCGTCGCCACGGGTACCGCTTTTGCCGCTGGCAGCGACCACTATGGCAACAACAATGCCAACCAGCCGAGTGCCGCGGTCGACACCACCATGACGGCTTCGACCAAGACGTCGGACGCGTCCGTCCAGAAGCCGCTGATCCAGGGCGCCGACCGCAACCTGTTCGGCAATCACTGA
- a CDS encoding DUF680 domain-containing protein, with translation MTKIALTAAAILVATGTAFAGSDHYGSKNANQPVANVDNSYTASIKKSDAPVQKPVTQGSDRDLFGNR, from the coding sequence ATGACCAAGATCGCTCTTACCGCCGCCGCTATCCTCGTCGCCACGGGCACCGCATTTGCCGGCAGCGACCACTATGGCTCAAAAAACGCCAACCAGCCGGTTGCCAACGTCGACAACTCGTACACCGCTTCGATCAAGAAGTCGGACGCGCCTGTCCAGAAGCCGGTTACCCAGGGCAGCGACCGCGACCTGTTCGGCAACCGCTGA
- a CDS encoding DUF680 domain-containing protein produces the protein MTKIALTAAAVLIATGTAFAHGSDHYGDNDANQPVVSQSSSGIDTSHTGSILKSEKAQGDANAKVPAQSGQGIWGR, from the coding sequence ATGACCAAGATCGCACTCACAGCCGCCGCTGTCCTCATCGCCACCGGCACCGCTTTTGCCCACGGCAGCGACCACTATGGCGACAACGATGCCAACCAGCCGGTTGTCAGCCAGTCGTCTTCCGGCATCGACACCTCGCACACCGGCTCGATCCTGAAGTCTGAAAAGGCACAGGGTGACGCCAATGCCAAGGTGCCGGCTCAGTCTGGCCAGGGCATCTGGGGCCGCTAA
- a CDS encoding DUF680 domain-containing protein: protein MTKIALTAAAILVATGTAFAGSDNYGSANTNQPTATVDSSFTASIKKSNETVQKPVTQGSDRNLFGNR, encoded by the coding sequence ATGACCAAGATCGCTCTTACCGCCGCCGCCATCCTCGTCGCCACGGGCACCGCTTTTGCCGGCAGCGACAACTATGGCTCAGCAAACACCAACCAGCCGACCGCGACTGTCGACAGCTCGTTCACCGCTTCGATCAAGAAGTCGAACGAGACCGTCCAGAAGCCCGTCACGCAGGGCAGCGACCGGAACCTGTTCGGCAACCGCTAA
- a CDS encoding response regulator, whose product MTVSRTQTRATVLVVEDEAFLLYAIADDLREAGFTVFEASNADQAIHLLETQPDISLLFTDIDMPGSMDGLKLSAAVRDRWPPVKIIVTSGKQQPVRDALPEGGIFLPKPYAPEKVATTIRQLLS is encoded by the coding sequence ATGACCGTGTCCAGGACCCAGACTCGCGCAACTGTGTTGGTCGTCGAAGACGAGGCCTTCCTTTTGTACGCCATCGCCGACGACCTGCGTGAGGCAGGCTTCACCGTCTTTGAAGCCAGCAATGCCGACCAGGCCATCCATCTGCTTGAGACCCAGCCGGACATCTCGCTCCTGTTTACCGACATTGACATGCCTGGCTCGATGGACGGCCTGAAGCTCTCTGCCGCCGTTCGGGACCGCTGGCCACCAGTCAAGATCATCGTCACATCGGGCAAGCAGCAGCCTGTGCGCGACGCGCTCCCTGAAGGCGGCATTTTCCTGCCGAAGCCTTATGCGCCGGAAAAGGTCGCAACCACCATTCGCCAACTGCTGTCCTAG